One window of the Candidatus Eremiobacteraceae bacterium genome contains the following:
- a CDS encoding glycosyltransferase → MSRRFALYSPLDPAFVGGLRSWLTDFWVPFTRTRDASLTVLHAATRPHAAHGSMSAVAIPSAIDVVEVKAASVPGLPGRLPSTAALAAAFRGFDLVYADNGYAFQDRIALAAARRARVPAISGHHAVIRFGGLHDLAWAVSGRGAIRLFDAVHVLNATDRDYLLGLGARNVFDVPIAVDTDSFVPRARPVQFTVAFIGRLHVQKGVDRLAAIIKKCSAKSGTSISFVIGGAGPEANALHDIANFPNVRVLGALDRAACARVFGDAHVVLVPSRYETFGIVAAEALSAGCHVIASDIPGLRDVVGGVGTLIGAPDDIDAWVGAIESARESFAANPLALASASEQARARALSRYSFDAVADRFDALLTAAMSSFRARQS, encoded by the coding sequence GTGTCGCGCCGATTCGCGTTGTATAGCCCGCTCGATCCGGCATTCGTCGGCGGGCTTCGTTCGTGGCTGACGGATTTTTGGGTGCCGTTCACGCGCACGCGCGACGCTTCGTTGACGGTCTTGCACGCAGCGACTCGTCCGCACGCAGCGCACGGCAGCATGAGCGCCGTCGCGATCCCGTCCGCGATCGATGTCGTGGAGGTGAAGGCTGCTTCGGTTCCCGGTTTACCCGGAAGACTGCCATCGACGGCAGCGCTCGCCGCTGCATTTCGGGGCTTCGATCTGGTCTACGCGGACAACGGCTATGCGTTTCAGGATCGGATCGCGCTTGCGGCTGCGCGCCGCGCTCGCGTTCCGGCGATCTCCGGGCATCATGCGGTCATCCGCTTCGGCGGACTGCACGATCTCGCGTGGGCTGTCTCCGGTCGCGGCGCGATCCGCCTCTTTGACGCCGTACACGTCTTGAACGCAACCGATCGCGACTATTTGCTGGGGCTCGGAGCACGCAACGTTTTCGACGTGCCGATCGCTGTCGACACCGACTCATTTGTGCCGCGCGCTCGCCCGGTGCAGTTCACGGTCGCATTTATCGGCCGCCTCCATGTGCAAAAGGGCGTGGACAGGCTTGCGGCTATCATCAAGAAGTGCTCTGCCAAATCTGGCACTTCGATCTCGTTTGTGATCGGCGGAGCGGGTCCTGAAGCAAACGCTTTGCACGATATCGCGAATTTTCCGAACGTGCGAGTGCTTGGAGCGCTGGACCGCGCGGCTTGCGCCCGCGTGTTCGGCGATGCACATGTCGTGCTCGTACCGTCACGATACGAGACGTTTGGGATTGTCGCGGCAGAAGCGCTTTCTGCCGGCTGCCACGTGATCGCAAGCGATATCCCGGGCTTGCGCGACGTCGTCGGCGGCGTGGGCACGCTTATCGGCGCGCCGGATGACATCGACGCGTGGGTTGGTGCGATCGAGTCGGCGCGAGAATCGTTTGCGGCGAATCCGCTTGCGCTCGCCTCCGCGTCCGAGCAGGCTCGCGCGCGAGCTCTTTCGCGCTATTCGTTCGACGCCGTCGCCGATCGTTTCGACGCGCTTCTGACGGCCGCGATGTCCTCATTCCGCGCGCGACAATCCTGA
- a CDS encoding glycosyltransferase, with the protein MKVALVGAFPPQQKGEAWYLGEYALALREEIGPESIVVVSQYTDAPSKDSWRDFAVDRAIRDRSLGRPSYAPQRELVEAVLRHRPDVVHVTYGPNQDYGGRLGEPLVEAIRRLRAAGIPTVITLHSLWLPEDVRSSPAAGRLPSFLRPLVVAYFGRFMRRLNAAAARILCLAANENSPMTRALGESYQLKDLGEEVFGCSPHFVPLPATGAPKIFAFGFVRPDKGFDVLLRAFAQYVREGGQGDLLIAGRPQAAADESYADELEQLAREVPAGRCRFERRFVPDDELERMVADSSLVVLPYLRNVGASGPLHIAIAAGRPIIATSAGHNAALRSVIDLVEPGDQTAIVAAMKAALASPDALRERVQKVVDFANRRSWAALAKTNAAIYDELLGIFRTQ; encoded by the coding sequence GTGAAGGTCGCACTCGTCGGGGCGTTTCCTCCGCAGCAGAAGGGCGAGGCGTGGTATCTCGGTGAGTACGCGCTTGCGTTGCGCGAAGAGATCGGGCCCGAGTCCATTGTCGTGGTCTCACAATATACCGACGCGCCTTCGAAAGACTCGTGGCGCGATTTTGCGGTGGATCGCGCGATTCGCGATCGCAGCCTCGGCAGACCGTCGTATGCACCGCAGCGCGAACTCGTCGAAGCTGTGCTGCGTCACCGGCCGGACGTCGTCCATGTGACATACGGGCCGAATCAGGATTACGGCGGACGATTGGGCGAGCCGCTCGTCGAGGCGATCCGTCGGCTCCGCGCCGCTGGAATTCCAACGGTCATCACGTTGCACAGCCTCTGGCTGCCTGAAGACGTCAGATCCTCGCCGGCCGCGGGGCGCCTTCCGTCATTCCTGCGGCCGCTCGTCGTCGCATACTTCGGCCGGTTTATGCGCCGGCTCAACGCGGCCGCCGCGCGCATCCTCTGCCTCGCGGCCAACGAGAATTCTCCTATGACGCGCGCGCTCGGCGAAAGCTACCAGCTTAAAGATCTGGGAGAAGAAGTATTCGGCTGCTCGCCGCACTTCGTGCCTTTGCCGGCTACCGGCGCGCCGAAGATATTCGCATTCGGCTTCGTGCGACCGGATAAAGGCTTTGATGTCTTGCTGCGCGCGTTCGCGCAGTACGTGCGCGAGGGTGGGCAAGGCGATCTGCTCATCGCCGGAAGGCCGCAAGCAGCGGCGGACGAGTCTTATGCCGACGAGCTCGAGCAACTGGCGCGTGAAGTGCCCGCAGGCCGCTGTCGCTTCGAGCGGCGTTTTGTTCCCGATGACGAGCTTGAGCGCATGGTCGCCGACTCGAGCCTTGTCGTGCTGCCATATCTGCGCAACGTCGGCGCGAGCGGCCCGCTCCACATCGCCATCGCTGCTGGGCGGCCCATCATCGCGACGAGCGCCGGCCACAACGCCGCGCTCCGCTCGGTGATAGATCTCGTTGAACCGGGGGACCAAACCGCGATCGTCGCAGCGATGAAAGCCGCGCTCGCATCGCCGGATGCGCTAAGAGAGCGTGTGCAGAAAGTTGTCGATTTTGCGAATCGGCGCTCGTGGGCGGCGCTTGCGAAGACGAACGCAGCGATCTACGATGAGCTGCTCGGAATCTTTCGCACGCAATAA
- a CDS encoding class I SAM-dependent methyltransferase — protein sequence MKIRHGAAWHLAVNSVTSAGSRFSAQKKMWDDLAALDPMWTILSRPDKIGNRWDEAAFFATGEAEVTALFEFMANAGINPVRERALDFGCGIGRLTRALAKRFEQCDGIDISAAMIDAAVDRNRDHHNIRWTVNETDDLVAYPSGAFTFVYTNITLQHLETESAIRYIAELLRVLAANGTLAFQMPDAGPYSAKRRLTEFIAPLAFRAPRPLLHVYRRLRYPPEAFVTLASLPRRVAEMHGMSPDRIRTVVGSSGATVVALKETDDAGPGWRSYLYCVRKIPSSSS from the coding sequence TTGAAGATCAGACATGGCGCAGCATGGCATCTGGCGGTTAACTCGGTGACCTCGGCTGGATCGCGATTCTCCGCGCAAAAGAAGATGTGGGATGACCTTGCTGCGCTGGACCCGATGTGGACGATTCTGTCGCGGCCAGACAAAATCGGCAATCGCTGGGACGAGGCCGCTTTTTTTGCGACCGGTGAAGCTGAGGTCACGGCCCTATTCGAATTCATGGCCAATGCCGGCATCAACCCGGTCCGCGAACGAGCGCTGGATTTCGGCTGCGGAATCGGAAGGCTTACGCGCGCGCTCGCGAAGCGCTTTGAACAATGCGACGGCATAGACATATCTGCGGCCATGATCGACGCGGCCGTTGATCGCAATCGAGATCACCACAATATCCGTTGGACCGTCAACGAAACTGACGACCTTGTTGCGTATCCTTCCGGAGCCTTCACGTTTGTCTATACGAACATAACGTTGCAACATCTCGAGACCGAGTCGGCCATCCGTTACATCGCGGAGCTTCTTCGAGTGCTCGCAGCGAATGGAACCCTCGCATTTCAGATGCCTGACGCCGGACCCTACTCCGCTAAACGGCGCCTGACTGAATTCATAGCTCCGCTCGCGTTCCGGGCCCCGCGACCTCTGTTGCATGTCTATCGCCGCTTACGCTACCCTCCCGAGGCGTTTGTGACGTTGGCGTCGTTACCACGTCGCGTGGCCGAGATGCATGGCATGTCGCCGGATCGGATCCGGACGGTCGTAGGGTCTTCTGGGGCCACGGTTGTCGCGCTCAAAGAAACCGACGATGCCGGACCGGGGTGGCGTAGCTACCTTTATTGCGTGCGAAAGATTCCGAGCAGCTCATCGTAG
- a CDS encoding DegT/DnrJ/EryC1/StrS family aminotransferase: MPRRQLLPTVLAHTIGVGNPTISPLAIANVLEVLRSNRLTYGPFSRRFEQEFSAMHGADFGIFCNSGTSALQVALDAIRISRRLTDGDEVLVPALTFVATINTALHNRLKPVLVDVDPDYYLLDPEKIEARITSRTRAIIPVHAFGQPADMARIAPIAERHDLSVIEDSAEAVLVRTSGRAVGSWGNVACFSTYAAHHLSTGVGGLATTSDPSLAQLIRSLVNHGRDTAYTSIDDDDVEDRDTLAEVVSRRFLYHHIGYSYRATELEAALGCAALEELPEIVRGHQSAAARLSAALAPLESEGLVQLPRERDGTEHSYMMYPIVVAAHVDVGTLISHLECSGIETRPMLPILQQPAYANVWTQDEIDGCPVAESLGARGFYIGCHDGMTEEAVLRVAQILEDQTWRSMASGG; encoded by the coding sequence ATGCCAAGGCGACAACTCCTTCCAACGGTCCTTGCGCACACGATCGGCGTCGGCAACCCCACGATCAGCCCGCTCGCAATCGCGAACGTTTTAGAAGTTCTGCGCTCAAACCGCTTGACGTACGGGCCGTTTAGCCGTCGCTTCGAGCAAGAGTTCTCCGCGATGCACGGCGCGGATTTCGGTATCTTCTGCAATAGCGGCACAAGCGCACTGCAAGTCGCCCTTGATGCGATTCGCATTTCGCGCCGTCTCACGGACGGCGACGAGGTGCTCGTTCCGGCGCTGACATTTGTCGCCACGATCAACACGGCGCTGCACAACCGGCTGAAACCGGTCCTGGTCGACGTGGATCCGGACTATTACCTGTTAGATCCGGAAAAGATCGAGGCGCGAATAACATCGCGAACGCGCGCTATCATCCCGGTTCATGCGTTCGGCCAGCCTGCGGACATGGCGCGCATCGCGCCTATAGCCGAGCGTCACGACCTGTCGGTCATCGAGGACTCGGCCGAAGCAGTGCTCGTACGGACGAGTGGTCGTGCCGTCGGGTCCTGGGGAAACGTGGCCTGCTTTTCGACATATGCCGCGCACCATCTCTCGACCGGTGTCGGCGGCTTGGCGACAACAAGTGATCCTTCGCTTGCGCAGCTTATCCGAAGTCTCGTCAACCATGGGCGCGATACTGCGTACACGAGCATCGACGACGATGACGTCGAAGATCGCGACACGTTGGCCGAGGTCGTTTCTCGCAGGTTTCTGTACCACCACATCGGTTACTCATACAGGGCGACCGAATTGGAGGCCGCATTGGGCTGTGCAGCACTCGAGGAGCTGCCGGAAATTGTACGAGGTCACCAGTCGGCTGCAGCGCGGCTTTCAGCCGCGCTGGCGCCTTTGGAGTCGGAAGGACTCGTTCAATTGCCAAGAGAGCGCGACGGTACCGAACATTCGTACATGATGTATCCCATCGTCGTCGCCGCGCATGTCGACGTCGGGACGTTGATATCCCATCTTGAATGTTCCGGAATAGAAACCCGCCCGATGCTGCCGATACTGCAACAGCCGGCATACGCGAATGTCTGGACGCAAGATGAGATCGACGGATGCCCTGTTGCGGAGAGCCTGGGTGCGCGAGGCTTTTATATCGGGTGTCATGACGGAATGACCGAAGAGGCAGTCTTGCGAGTGGCGCAAATCCTTGAAGATCAGACATGGCGCAGCATGGCATCTGGCGGTTAA
- a CDS encoding NAD-dependent epimerase/dehydratase family protein, translating into MNAPDLRSLRGARAVVTGGAGFLGSHMVDALVDAGADVIAFDSLAEGARENVNPAARLIVGDIRDDIALRDAVAGADYLLHFGAIASVPRASQDPALSYDINTMGTVHVLDALRRHAPKATMVLASSASVYGNSATPIRFEETAPTIAPSPYASTKLLAEAAVDDFTRNFGVDGRVVRFTNVIGPRAPRYILFDLYRKVRAATDHIELLGSGNQQRDFLYCTDAAAAVLAVIAVNNPPHRIYNVPGKQPITVRAFAERVAAIMGKPYLRIETSGATWLGDVDYLLANDTRIREVIGLPEVSLDEGIKRFVAWMDARMPAVGAQGA; encoded by the coding sequence TTGAACGCTCCCGATCTCCGAAGTTTGCGCGGCGCGCGCGCAGTCGTGACCGGCGGCGCCGGCTTCTTGGGTTCCCATATGGTCGACGCGTTGGTCGACGCCGGAGCCGATGTCATCGCTTTCGATAGCCTCGCGGAGGGCGCGCGCGAGAACGTCAACCCGGCCGCGCGTCTGATCGTCGGAGATATCCGCGACGATATCGCATTGCGCGACGCGGTCGCGGGCGCGGACTATCTGCTGCATTTCGGCGCTATCGCGAGCGTGCCGCGCGCATCGCAGGACCCCGCGTTGTCCTACGACATCAACACCATGGGCACGGTCCACGTTCTCGACGCACTGAGGCGCCACGCTCCCAAAGCCACGATGGTGCTTGCTTCGTCCGCGTCGGTGTACGGCAACAGCGCGACGCCGATCCGTTTCGAAGAGACGGCCCCGACCATCGCGCCTTCGCCATACGCTTCGACAAAACTGCTCGCAGAAGCGGCCGTCGACGATTTCACGCGCAACTTCGGCGTGGACGGGCGCGTCGTCCGCTTCACGAACGTCATCGGGCCGCGCGCACCGCGCTACATCCTTTTCGATCTCTATCGAAAAGTGCGCGCCGCGACCGATCACATCGAGCTGCTGGGGAGCGGCAATCAACAGCGCGATTTCTTGTACTGCACGGATGCGGCGGCCGCCGTGCTGGCGGTAATCGCAGTGAATAATCCGCCGCACCGCATCTATAACGTGCCGGGCAAACAGCCAATCACGGTTCGGGCGTTCGCGGAGCGCGTGGCCGCGATCATGGGCAAGCCGTACCTGCGCATCGAGACGAGCGGCGCGACGTGGCTCGGCGACGTGGACTATCTGCTCGCCAACGACACGCGGATCCGCGAAGTGATCGGATTGCCGGAGGTCAGCCTCGACGAGGGCATCAAGCGCTTCGTTGCTTGGATGGATGCGCGCATGCCGGCGGTGGGCGCACAAGGCGCGTGA
- a CDS encoding class I SAM-dependent methyltransferase has translation MKTFERDYFEKTSTYGKSGGYAGMSQTVLAFYREYARLAVRAVPAIAIGRGKTMLEVGCALGYGIAVFKDFGYDIYGTDISEYAVERAIADGGEPKRFAVADAQAPNPFQKRFDLVVSLQVVEHLPDEGAGVRCLADAVNEGGHLVLATPNPASVSWYRRYQADPTHVNEHPPEHWTALIERSGLEIVSAGTYHVLPVLHKWLGLHYYAVPRWLGYDTLIVARRPAP, from the coding sequence GTGAAGACGTTCGAGCGCGACTACTTCGAGAAGACCTCCACCTATGGAAAGTCCGGCGGGTATGCGGGGATGTCGCAAACCGTCCTTGCGTTCTATCGGGAATACGCTCGGTTGGCGGTGCGCGCGGTGCCGGCGATCGCCATCGGCCGCGGCAAGACGATGCTGGAGGTGGGTTGCGCGCTCGGCTACGGAATAGCGGTGTTCAAAGACTTCGGCTATGATATCTACGGTACCGACATCTCCGAATACGCCGTGGAGCGTGCGATCGCAGACGGCGGCGAGCCAAAAAGATTCGCCGTCGCCGACGCACAGGCGCCGAATCCATTTCAGAAACGCTTCGATCTGGTCGTATCGCTGCAAGTCGTGGAGCACTTGCCGGACGAAGGCGCGGGAGTCAGATGTCTGGCCGACGCGGTGAACGAGGGCGGGCATCTCGTGCTCGCCACGCCGAACCCGGCGTCGGTGAGCTGGTATCGCCGATATCAGGCGGATCCGACGCACGTCAACGAGCATCCACCCGAACATTGGACCGCGCTGATCGAACGATCAGGTCTTGAGATCGTCAGCGCGGGCACGTACCACGTCCTGCCCGTTCTGCACAAGTGGCTCGGCTTGCACTACTACGCCGTTCCCCGCTGGCTGGGTTACGACACCCTCATCGTAGCTCGCAGGCCGGCGCCTTGA
- a CDS encoding methyltransferase domain-containing protein, which produces MTTLPYYLRKGVSSLYSRAMQRRYLAKHPGTPYAIPPLDVEGIVARLRSLAPEVEVRRYDVDPHRMREWEQKGRYPAFAYVVSRDEKILEHQVSWDLLETPTGGTVIDVASCRSHFPSIVRATGRRCIAQDLSYPQGLRGDVLGGDAAAMDLPDAFADGMTLHCSFEHFEGDADTRFVREAARVLKPGGRVAIQPLYVHQDYFVLSDPYGPEGVGPIDDGAYFIAAFGYSNRFGRHYDPQAFVRRVAAPAMGAGLRPIFYIIDGAHKVSPICYLQFALVLERTHNAA; this is translated from the coding sequence TTGACGACTCTTCCTTATTATTTGCGCAAAGGCGTTTCGTCGCTGTACAGCCGCGCGATGCAGCGGCGCTATCTGGCGAAGCACCCGGGAACGCCGTACGCGATTCCGCCGCTGGATGTCGAGGGAATCGTCGCCCGGCTGCGCTCGCTCGCACCGGAGGTCGAGGTCCGGCGCTACGACGTCGATCCCCACCGCATGCGCGAATGGGAACAGAAAGGTCGATATCCGGCGTTTGCATACGTCGTCTCGCGCGACGAGAAGATTCTCGAGCATCAGGTCTCGTGGGATCTCCTCGAAACGCCTACTGGCGGAACGGTGATCGATGTCGCGTCGTGCCGATCGCACTTCCCCTCGATCGTGCGCGCCACCGGCCGGCGCTGCATTGCGCAGGACCTTTCGTATCCGCAAGGATTGCGCGGCGACGTCCTCGGCGGTGACGCCGCCGCGATGGATCTGCCGGACGCCTTCGCAGACGGCATGACGCTTCATTGTTCGTTTGAGCACTTCGAAGGTGACGCGGACACGCGATTCGTCCGCGAAGCAGCTCGCGTTCTCAAACCCGGCGGCAGAGTGGCGATCCAGCCTCTCTACGTTCACCAGGACTACTTCGTCTTGAGTGATCCGTACGGTCCAGAGGGCGTCGGACCGATAGACGACGGCGCATACTTCATCGCGGCGTTCGGTTATTCAAATCGTTTTGGCCGTCACTACGATCCGCAGGCCTTCGTGCGCCGTGTCGCCGCGCCGGCGATGGGAGCCGGACTTCGTCCGATCTTCTATATAATTGACGGCGCTCACAAGGTCTCGCCCATCTGCTATTTGCAATTCGCCTTGGTACTCGAACGAACGCACAACGCCGCGTAG
- the metF gene encoding methylenetetrahydrofolate reductase [NAD(P)H], with the protein MKIDAILQSRRPSFSFEFFPPQSDDGVARLLKTVEVLRPLAPAFVSVTYGAGGSTRARTVEVTRSIKNDLGVETMAHLTCVGADVSGLRSVLDEVADAGIENVLALRGDPPKGAAAFTPTPGGLSHGSDLVELVSKNYDFCVGGACYPERHVESASAEADLRYTRVKVDAGAKFLITQLFFDNERYFAYVERAREAGIEIPIIPGIMPITNADQVARFTSRCGATIPARLRAELDARKDEPEAVAELGVAYATLQCVDLLERGVPAIHFYTLNKSPAARAVVSALLADRPWERAAGRRYLDAPEREAEAALIAREGPVY; encoded by the coding sequence GTGAAGATCGACGCCATTTTGCAGAGCCGTCGCCCGAGCTTCTCGTTCGAGTTTTTCCCGCCGCAGAGCGACGACGGCGTCGCGAGGCTCCTCAAAACCGTTGAAGTGCTTCGCCCGCTAGCGCCTGCGTTCGTCTCCGTGACGTACGGCGCCGGCGGCAGCACCCGCGCGCGGACGGTCGAAGTGACGCGCTCGATCAAGAACGACCTCGGCGTGGAGACGATGGCCCACCTCACATGCGTGGGAGCGGACGTGTCGGGTCTTCGCAGCGTGCTGGATGAAGTCGCCGACGCCGGCATTGAAAACGTGCTCGCCTTGCGCGGCGATCCGCCGAAAGGCGCCGCGGCATTCACGCCGACACCGGGCGGCCTTTCGCACGGTTCGGATCTCGTCGAACTCGTCAGCAAGAACTACGATTTCTGCGTGGGCGGCGCGTGTTATCCCGAGAGGCACGTGGAGTCGGCTAGCGCTGAGGCTGACCTCCGGTATACGCGCGTGAAAGTCGATGCCGGGGCGAAATTCTTGATCACGCAGCTCTTCTTTGACAACGAGCGCTACTTCGCGTACGTGGAGCGCGCGCGCGAAGCCGGCATCGAGATCCCGATCATCCCCGGCATCATGCCCATCACCAACGCGGATCAAGTCGCGCGGTTCACGAGCAGGTGCGGCGCCACGATCCCGGCCCGGCTCCGCGCCGAGCTCGATGCGCGCAAAGATGAACCGGAGGCCGTGGCCGAACTCGGCGTCGCATACGCCACTCTCCAGTGCGTCGATCTCTTGGAGCGCGGCGTACCTGCGATCCATTTCTACACGCTGAACAAATCGCCGGCGGCGCGGGCCGTCGTATCCGCATTGCTCGCCGATCGGCCGTGGGAGCGAGCAGCGGGGCGCCGCTATCTCGATGCGCCCGAGCGCGAGGCCGAGGCCGCCCTCATCGCGCGCGAAGGTCCGGTCTATTGA
- the murJ gene encoding murein biosynthesis integral membrane protein MurJ, which translates to MATAKRPALVVPRQDRAGRSVASSTIAVMSATLVSMLLGFGREMVNARYFGERWELDSFLIAAIIPTMVFGVFNGALVSALVPVLSGYFASDEAEEAWRLSSTVINMLLIVLSVCAIVGWFAAPYIVSVFGFPPGQSGQTTHMTQIMMPTIIATSIAGVVQALLNAQQRFKAASLQGMALNVCAIAAVLWLFPRYGIYALVFGTAAGAVAQLLVQLPSYFRRCVYRPIIDFNHPGLRSLFVILGPIVVGSAVGQANLLFDKYFAASLPNGAIAAMQYATKVVGFPQQLFAAAIATVIFPILSAQFASKELPSLRLTASTGLRMTALITLPAALGLIVLAQPVISVLFERGEFTHGDLVRTAGAMQFYAVGLLGLAASIVLTRCFFAMRDSRTPVIVATSVMVLNVVCSALLVRPFGVNGLASANSLASLAEAAVLFGILRTRVGSGDSDAVGSPVWRVVVASGAMAVVAYALNSILWHDAGTIWQHVATLSVDIVAAGATFLAVGTLLRVKELAQLLAVMADYVGRRAASAARQGKS; encoded by the coding sequence ATGGCAACCGCCAAGCGTCCGGCGCTCGTCGTGCCGCGACAAGACCGAGCCGGTCGTAGCGTGGCATCGAGCACGATCGCGGTCATGTCGGCCACGCTGGTGAGCATGCTGCTCGGCTTCGGCCGCGAGATGGTCAACGCGCGCTACTTCGGCGAGCGCTGGGAACTCGACTCGTTTCTGATCGCAGCGATCATCCCAACGATGGTGTTCGGCGTTTTCAACGGCGCGCTCGTCAGCGCGCTCGTGCCGGTCCTCAGCGGCTACTTCGCGTCCGACGAAGCCGAAGAGGCGTGGCGCTTGTCAAGCACGGTCATCAACATGCTGCTCATCGTGCTCTCGGTCTGCGCGATCGTGGGCTGGTTCGCTGCGCCGTACATCGTATCGGTATTCGGATTTCCGCCGGGCCAGTCCGGCCAGACGACGCACATGACGCAGATCATGATGCCGACGATCATCGCGACGTCGATCGCCGGCGTCGTGCAGGCGCTGCTCAACGCGCAGCAGCGCTTCAAGGCGGCGAGCCTGCAGGGGATGGCGCTCAACGTCTGCGCGATCGCGGCCGTGCTCTGGCTCTTCCCGCGCTACGGCATTTACGCGCTCGTCTTCGGCACAGCTGCGGGCGCCGTCGCGCAGCTGCTCGTGCAGCTGCCGAGCTATTTCCGCCGTTGCGTCTACCGGCCGATCATCGATTTCAACCATCCAGGTCTGCGCAGTCTCTTCGTCATCCTCGGTCCGATCGTCGTCGGCTCGGCTGTCGGCCAGGCGAATCTGCTCTTCGATAAATACTTCGCGGCGAGTCTGCCCAACGGCGCGATCGCCGCGATGCAATACGCCACAAAGGTCGTGGGCTTTCCGCAGCAGTTGTTCGCGGCGGCGATCGCGACGGTGATCTTCCCGATCCTTTCGGCGCAATTCGCAAGCAAAGAGCTGCCGTCGCTCAGGCTGACCGCCTCGACCGGTCTGCGCATGACGGCGCTCATCACGCTGCCGGCGGCGCTCGGTTTGATCGTGCTCGCGCAGCCCGTCATCAGCGTGCTCTTCGAACGGGGCGAGTTCACGCACGGCGACCTCGTGCGCACGGCCGGCGCGATGCAGTTCTACGCCGTCGGACTGCTGGGGCTTGCGGCAAGCATCGTGCTGACGCGCTGTTTCTTCGCCATGCGCGACTCGCGGACGCCTGTGATCGTGGCAACCTCGGTGATGGTCCTCAACGTCGTCTGTTCGGCGCTGCTGGTACGGCCATTCGGCGTCAACGGACTCGCGTCGGCGAATTCGCTCGCGTCGCTTGCCGAAGCAGCGGTGCTGTTCGGAATCTTGCGCACTCGCGTCGGCTCGGGCGACAGCGATGCAGTGGGTTCACCCGTGTGGCGTGTCGTGGTCGCATCCGGCGCGATGGCTGTGGTGGCTTACGCGCTCAACAGCATTCTCTGGCATGACGCGGGCACGATCTGGCAGCATGTCGCCACGCTTTCCGTTGACATCGTCGCGGCCGGCGCGACGTTCCTCGCGGTCGGAACGCTGCTGCGCGTGAAAGAACTCGCACAGCTCCTCGCGGTGATGGCGGATTATGTCGGCCGCCGCGCGGCATCCGCTGCTAGACAAGGAAAATCTTGA
- a CDS encoding purine-nucleoside phosphorylase, which yields MSSLTHNVTLNVNFISKHTRLKPKISVILGSGLGGLADSLTDAVAFGYHELPHFPATTVAGHRGRLIVGRLEGRPVALFDGRIHFYEGHPMWQVAFPVYVAHKMGATALIVTNAAGGINPAFSPGTIMLIRDHINLTGTSPLIGPNAPELGPRFPSMRDAYDSGLRESARRVAAAAGIAVAEGVYVAMIGPQYETDAELRMLAHLGADAVGMSTVPEVIAARHAGMRSLGISVIANAAVPDASTCGHLEEPTHESVQEVVRGASGDVLALVRGVVGALEG from the coding sequence TTGAGTTCGCTCACGCATAACGTCACCCTTAACGTCAACTTCATCAGCAAGCACACGCGGCTCAAGCCGAAGATCTCGGTGATCCTCGGATCCGGGTTAGGCGGACTCGCCGATTCGCTCACCGACGCGGTGGCTTTCGGCTATCACGAGTTGCCGCACTTCCCCGCGACGACCGTGGCGGGACATCGCGGCCGGCTGATCGTGGGGCGGCTCGAAGGCAGACCAGTCGCGCTCTTCGACGGACGCATCCATTTCTACGAAGGCCATCCCATGTGGCAAGTCGCGTTTCCGGTGTACGTCGCGCACAAGATGGGCGCGACGGCATTGATCGTCACGAACGCCGCGGGCGGCATCAATCCGGCGTTCTCGCCCGGCACGATCATGTTGATCCGCGATCACATCAACTTGACGGGGACGAGCCCGCTGATCGGGCCGAACGCGCCCGAACTCGGTCCGCGGTTTCCGTCCATGCGCGACGCGTACGATTCCGGTTTACGCGAAAGCGCGCGCCGCGTCGCCGCGGCAGCGGGCATCGCGGTTGCGGAAGGCGTCTACGTCGCCATGATCGGGCCGCAATATGAGACCGACGCCGAACTCCGCATGCTTGCGCATCTGGGTGCAGACGCAGTCGGCATGTCGACCGTGCCGGAAGTCATCGCCGCGCGGCATGCAGGCATGCGATCGCTTGGGATATCCGTGATTGCGAACGCGGCCGTGCCCGACGCTTCGACGTGCGGGCACCTCGAAGAACCGACGCACGAGTCGGTGCAGGAGGTCGTGCGCGGTGCGTCCGGCGACGTGCTCGCGCTCGTGCGCGGCGTCGTCGGCGCGCTCGAAGGTTGA